A region from the Salvelinus sp. IW2-2015 linkage group LG21, ASM291031v2, whole genome shotgun sequence genome encodes:
- the LOC111982263 gene encoding gastrula zinc finger protein XlCGF57.1-like, producing the protein MSKLQSFRVFLNERLTAAALEIFVAVEKTVAEYKEENDRLRRLLRITPKIKLSRIDSLQLSLAVSEEVPFEQQHCEQEWSTRLGQEDPEPTQIKEEQEEVCTSQEKETLQGMEADIIEFKFTPCVKSECDQEDTLQSLTLPQTQTVENRDSDSKLVDLKPFGNVTQPNNQNNDSSHTTSIKTQRCRDCGETFALKADLQRHLTLTKMRPKECRFCKKHYNSTCKLKAHVRLCHVDKPCSICGKTFKYKGVLSRHMRTHTGETGEKPFSCGDCGKSFKRKQHLTNHVRTHTGEKPFSCGDCGKSFIQKGHLTEHIRTHTGEKPFSCDDCGKKSFNQKWLLTEHIRTHTGEKPFNCSDCGKSFSYKGDLRRHMLTHTGEKPFSCGDCGRCFNHKGHLRKHILTHTGVKPFSCGDCGKSFNQKAALKTHILTHTGVKPFSCGDCGKSFYQKGHLNEHIRTHTGEKQHVCSVCGKGFTQKAHLVRHINNVHKERKQDENRK; encoded by the exons ATGTCTAAACTACAGTCGTTTCGTGTGTTTTTAAATGAGCGTTTAACGGCGGCTGCCCTGGAGATTTTCGTGGCAGTTGAGAAAACGGTGGCAGAGTACAAGGAGGAGAATGATCGGCTACGGAGACTGCTGCGGATCACACCGAAGATAAAACTAAGTAGAATTG acTCCCTGCAGCTCTCGCTTGCTGTCTCTGAAGAGGTTCCCTttgagcagcagcactgtgagcaggagtggagcaCAAGACTGGGGCAGGAGGATCCAGAGcccacacagattaaagaggaacaggaggaagtcTGTACCAGTCAGGAGAAAGAGACGCTTCAAGGGATGGAGGCTGATATCATAGAGTTCAAATTCACTCCTtgtgtgaaaagtgaatgtgatcAGGAGGACACACTTCAGTCCTTGACTCTTCCCCAAACCCAAACTGTGGAGAACAGAGATAGTGACTCTAAACTAGTGGATCTCAAACCTTTTGGCAATGTGACTCAACCAAATAATCAAAACAATGACTCCAGCCACACCACGTCTATAAAAACTCAACGCTGCCGTGACTGTGGTGAAACATTTGCTTTGAAAGCTGACCTGCAGAGGCATTTGACTCTCACTAAGATGAGACCCAAGGAATGCAGATTCTGCAAAAAACACTACAACTCCACCTGTAAACTGAAGGCCCATGTCCGACTCTGTCACGTGGATAAACCCTGCTCCATTTGTGGCAAGACCTTCAAATACAAAGGGGTTCTGTCCAGGCACATGAGGACTcatacaggagagacaggagagaaaccatttagttGTGGTGACTGCGGGAAAAGCTTCAAACGCAAGCAGCATCTAACCAACCATGTACGgactcacacaggagaaaaaCCATTCAGCTGTGGAGACTGTGGTAAAAGCTTCATTCAGAAGGGACATCTAACCGAACATATTCGAACccatacaggagagaaaccatttagctgtgatgACTGTGGGAAAAAAAGCTTTAATCAGAAGTGGCTCCTAACCGAACATATACGGACTCatacaggggagaaaccattTAACTGTAGTGACTGCGGGAAAAGCTTTAGTTACAAGGGGGACTTAAGGAGGCATAtgctgactcacacaggagagaaaccatttagctgtggtgactgcgGAAGATGTTTCAATCATAAGGGGCACCTAAGGAAGCATATATTGACTCACACAGGAgtgaaaccatttagctgtggtgactgtgggaaaagcttcaatcaGAAGGCAGCCCTAAAGACACAcatactgactcacacaggagtgaaaccatttagctgtggtgatTGCGGGAAAAGCTTCTATCAGAAGGGACACCTGAATGAACATATtcggactcacacaggagagaaacaacATGTCTGCTCAGTATGTGGTAAAGGATTCACTCAGAAGGCTCATCTGGTGAGGCATATAAATAACGTCCACAAAGAAAGGAAACAGGACGAAAACAGGAAATAA